One segment of Rhodopirellula baltica SH 1 DNA contains the following:
- a CDS encoding glycogen/starch/alpha-glucan phosphorylase, translating into MSNTLSAPPNASPTDTSFPHLDLSSELARHLTITLGHDFTGDSTDKQNSEYLYQALAITVRDRLVPIWLETWKKTCLSEDRKVYYLSLEFLIGRSLTNAVENLDLDEDVRKALRAYSVGMEEVADKELDAGLGNGGLGRLAACFLDSCANLQLPVVGYGIRYEYGMFHQHIEDGRQVEDPDRWLRDGNPWEIKRPEDTRRVRFYGRTENYYDEHGTLRPRLVDSYDVLAVPFDMPVPGYRNDTVNTLRLWKASTTDVFNLSEFNAGSYPEAVAAKNDAEQISMVLYPNDASENGKELRLKQQYFLVSASLQDVIARWVEQHGEDFSDFGRKNCFQLNDTHPACAVPELMRLLMDEHGLEWDDAWDVVTRCMAYTNHTLLPEALERWSVGLFSRLLPRLLDIIYEINARFLKLVDQQWPGDVAMRREMSLIEEGDNPHIRMAYLAIVGSFSVNGVAGLHTQLLESGLFKHFNTLWPRKFNNKTNGVTQRRWLSHCNPGLRDLLNETIGEGWQKDLTKIKELTPYATDADFRKKWIDVKQENKARLSDLVVAETGVRFDTSFMFDVQVKRIHEYKRQLLNVLHIVHLYDRILRGETAGMVPRCVLIGGKAAPGYHVAKLIVKLINDVAKKVNNHPAANDLLKVVFFPNYRVSSMEVICPATELSEQISTAGKEASGTGNMKFMMNGALTIGTLDGANIEIRENAGAENFFLFGLDAAEVTELKKDYRPNEIIAADEDIVRIMNLLESGHFNPDNPGLFDLLTSGLRNPQDPWVTIADLRAYIDAQAEVGKAYQDVDHWNQMSILNTAGSGWFSSDRTIQQYADDIWDVRPLS; encoded by the coding sequence ATGTCCAACACGCTTTCCGCTCCGCCGAATGCTTCTCCGACCGACACCTCGTTTCCACATCTTGATTTGTCATCGGAACTAGCTCGTCACCTGACGATCACGCTAGGACACGACTTCACAGGCGACTCGACTGACAAACAAAACAGCGAATACCTTTACCAAGCCTTGGCGATTACAGTTCGCGACCGCTTGGTGCCAATCTGGCTGGAAACTTGGAAGAAGACCTGCCTGAGCGAAGATCGCAAGGTCTACTACCTGTCACTTGAATTCTTGATCGGCCGTTCGCTCACCAACGCGGTCGAAAACCTCGACTTGGACGAAGACGTCCGCAAAGCTCTGCGAGCCTACAGCGTCGGAATGGAAGAAGTCGCTGACAAAGAACTCGATGCCGGTTTGGGCAATGGTGGCCTCGGCCGCTTGGCGGCATGTTTCCTGGACAGCTGTGCAAACCTGCAGCTTCCGGTCGTTGGCTACGGCATCCGTTACGAATACGGAATGTTCCACCAGCACATCGAAGACGGGCGCCAAGTCGAAGACCCGGATCGCTGGTTGCGTGATGGCAATCCTTGGGAAATCAAACGCCCTGAAGACACTCGCCGCGTTCGCTTCTACGGCCGCACCGAAAACTACTACGACGAACACGGAACTTTGCGACCACGTTTGGTCGACTCGTACGATGTTCTTGCCGTTCCATTCGACATGCCTGTTCCTGGGTACCGCAACGACACGGTCAACACGTTGCGATTGTGGAAAGCGTCGACGACCGACGTCTTCAACCTCAGCGAATTCAATGCGGGCTCGTACCCCGAAGCCGTCGCGGCAAAGAACGACGCCGAACAAATCTCGATGGTGTTGTATCCCAACGACGCCAGCGAAAATGGCAAGGAACTACGACTGAAACAACAGTACTTTCTTGTCTCAGCATCGCTCCAAGACGTGATCGCCCGTTGGGTTGAACAGCACGGTGAGGACTTCAGTGACTTTGGACGCAAAAACTGCTTCCAACTCAATGACACTCACCCCGCCTGTGCTGTTCCCGAACTCATGCGATTGCTGATGGACGAGCATGGACTTGAATGGGACGACGCCTGGGACGTGGTGACACGTTGCATGGCTTACACCAACCACACGTTGCTTCCCGAAGCGTTGGAACGATGGTCCGTCGGTCTGTTCAGTCGCTTGCTGCCGCGTTTGCTCGACATCATCTACGAGATCAACGCTCGGTTCTTGAAACTCGTCGATCAGCAGTGGCCCGGTGACGTTGCGATGCGTCGCGAAATGTCGTTGATTGAAGAAGGTGACAACCCGCACATCCGAATGGCGTACCTGGCCATTGTCGGAAGTTTCTCGGTCAACGGTGTTGCCGGTCTGCACACACAGTTGTTGGAATCAGGCCTGTTCAAACACTTCAACACGCTGTGGCCCCGCAAGTTCAACAACAAGACAAACGGCGTGACCCAACGTCGTTGGTTGTCGCACTGCAACCCAGGCCTTCGTGACCTCCTCAACGAAACCATTGGCGAAGGTTGGCAAAAAGACCTCACCAAAATCAAAGAGTTAACTCCTTACGCGACCGACGCCGACTTCCGCAAGAAGTGGATCGATGTCAAGCAAGAAAACAAAGCTCGCTTGTCAGACTTGGTGGTCGCGGAAACCGGCGTTCGCTTTGACACGTCATTCATGTTCGACGTTCAAGTCAAACGGATTCACGAATACAAACGTCAACTCTTGAACGTTTTGCATATCGTGCACCTGTACGATCGCATTTTGCGTGGTGAAACCGCGGGCATGGTCCCACGTTGCGTCCTGATCGGCGGCAAAGCAGCCCCCGGTTACCACGTCGCCAAATTGATCGTGAAGCTGATCAACGATGTTGCGAAGAAGGTCAACAATCACCCCGCAGCCAATGACCTGCTCAAGGTGGTCTTCTTCCCGAACTATCGCGTTTCGTCGATGGAAGTGATTTGCCCAGCAACCGAGTTGTCTGAGCAAATTTCAACCGCGGGCAAAGAAGCTTCCGGCACGGGCAACATGAAATTCATGATGAACGGTGCGTTGACGATTGGCACGCTCGATGGTGCCAACATCGAAATCCGAGAAAACGCGGGTGCCGAGAACTTCTTCTTGTTCGGTTTGGACGCTGCCGAAGTAACCGAATTGAAGAAGGACTATCGTCCCAACGAAATCATCGCCGCTGATGAGGACATCGTTCGCATCATGAACCTGCTGGAAAGCGGACACTTCAATCCTGACAATCCAGGTTTGTTCGATTTGTTGACCAGCGGCCTACGCAACCCTCAGGATCCTTGGGTCACCATCGCCGACCTTCGTGCGTACATCGACGCTCAAGCCGAAGTTGGCAAGGCATACCAAGACGTCGATCACTGGAATCAGATGAGCATCCTAAATACCGCAGGCAGCGGCTGGTTCAGCAGCGACCGAACGATTCAGCAATACGCCGACGACATCTGGGACGTGCGACCACTGTCGTAA
- a CDS encoding IS701-like element ISRba4 family transposase has translation MDVAELEQLEDRLNAYLARFGDCFRRSDTRAHLTTYVRGQLSDLDAKSVEPIALQAGTPVRTLQEFIAQHRWDEDGLRRRLIHIVRDEHVNKNTVAIIDETSDVKKGDKTPGVQRQWCGKVGKQENCIVTVHLAAANEDFHCMVDGELFLPESWSNDRERCAAAGIPDEMVYRPKWQIALELLDRSKEEGIEYPWLTADEGYGGKPGFLEALADRDQKFVLEVPRTFSVWEKHPEVTEQPYRKGGRGRGRKTPRVKSGESSPRSVETVFWHGEAMKAKRWKRYRVKDGEKGPIIWEAKRVRVTLKGSDGLPGLSLWLVVARNVLDGELKFFVSNASEFASMAMLLQVAFQRWRVERCFEDQKQEVGLDCYEGRRYLGLKRHLIITSLSYLFLSQTCQQEREKKSGVDNSANSRRGRRNRCQLVTPS, from the coding sequence ATGGATGTCGCTGAACTGGAACAACTCGAAGATCGGTTAAATGCTTACTTGGCTCGCTTTGGCGATTGTTTTCGACGAAGCGACACGAGGGCTCATTTGACGACCTATGTCCGTGGTCAACTTTCCGACCTGGACGCCAAGAGTGTGGAGCCGATTGCGTTGCAAGCCGGTACACCGGTGCGAACCTTGCAGGAATTTATCGCCCAGCATCGGTGGGACGAAGATGGACTTCGCAGGAGGCTGATCCACATCGTCCGTGATGAGCATGTCAACAAGAACACTGTCGCGATCATTGACGAAACCAGCGACGTCAAGAAGGGCGACAAAACGCCTGGCGTGCAACGACAGTGGTGCGGCAAAGTCGGCAAGCAGGAGAACTGTATCGTCACGGTTCATCTGGCTGCGGCGAACGAAGACTTTCACTGCATGGTCGATGGTGAACTGTTCCTCCCCGAGAGCTGGAGTAACGACCGCGAGCGTTGTGCCGCCGCCGGCATTCCCGATGAGATGGTCTATCGCCCCAAGTGGCAGATCGCGTTGGAATTGCTTGATCGCAGTAAGGAGGAGGGGATTGAATATCCTTGGCTAACCGCTGACGAAGGCTACGGCGGTAAACCTGGATTCCTGGAAGCTCTTGCCGACCGCGATCAGAAGTTTGTGCTTGAAGTGCCGCGAACGTTTTCGGTTTGGGAGAAGCATCCCGAAGTGACCGAGCAGCCCTATCGCAAGGGCGGCCGCGGCCGAGGTCGCAAGACACCCCGCGTCAAGAGCGGGGAAAGTTCGCCGCGAAGTGTTGAAACAGTGTTCTGGCACGGCGAAGCGATGAAAGCGAAACGCTGGAAACGCTACCGCGTCAAAGACGGCGAGAAAGGTCCCATCATCTGGGAAGCCAAGCGGGTTCGCGTCACACTCAAAGGCAGCGACGGACTACCGGGGCTGTCTCTGTGGTTGGTGGTCGCGAGAAACGTGCTTGACGGCGAACTGAAATTCTTCGTCAGCAACGCGAGCGAGTTCGCTTCGATGGCGATGCTGCTACAGGTTGCGTTTCAGCGATGGCGAGTGGAACGTTGTTTCGAGGATCAGAAACAAGAGGTCGGCTTAGACTGTTACGAGGGGCGCCGATACTTGGGTCTGAAACGCCACTTGATCATCACGTCGTTGAGCTATCTGTTTCTTTCGCAAACCTGCCAGCAGGAGCGGGAAAAAAAATCCGGAGTGGACAATTCAGCAAATTCGCGACGCGGTCGACGCAATCGTTGTCAGCTGGTCACTCCCTCGTGA
- a CDS encoding DinB family protein has protein sequence MIGQMIADSGQLCIGYAKRLMTGVTQEQFARFAVVGDTVIESNHPAFILGHLSLYPCQVLEQVGANTSAVKPSEKYDALFSKHAKCLDDPNGTLYPPMEEVVEKFFSSHGAAIEALLNADDAVFSTPNPTEHLREKFSTVGSLHGFYLSGHMMLHIGQFSAWRRAMGLGPA, from the coding sequence ATGATCGGACAAATGATCGCTGACTCTGGTCAGCTTTGCATCGGATACGCCAAACGACTGATGACGGGAGTGACGCAGGAGCAGTTCGCTCGTTTTGCCGTGGTCGGCGATACTGTTATCGAGTCGAATCATCCGGCATTCATCCTTGGGCATTTGTCGCTGTATCCATGCCAAGTGCTTGAGCAAGTTGGAGCCAACACCTCGGCTGTGAAGCCATCGGAAAAGTACGATGCATTGTTCTCGAAGCACGCGAAGTGTTTGGATGATCCCAATGGCACGCTGTATCCGCCAATGGAAGAAGTGGTGGAGAAGTTCTTCTCGTCGCATGGCGCAGCGATCGAGGCATTGCTGAATGCCGACGACGCGGTGTTTTCAACGCCGAACCCGACTGAACATCTTCGCGAAAAGTTCAGCACGGTTGGATCGCTGCACGGTTTCTACCTGAGCGGCCACATGATGCTTCACATCGGCCAATTCAGTGCTTGGCGACGTGCGATGGGGCTCGGGCCAGCGTAG
- a CDS encoding DUF932 domain-containing protein, whose product MSTSASLPSESQTSPRFSYALASVGDIQVGTVHRSPGGRISLRELEIDGQPVVATRRFWRSFFTRFGIAENVFRYFRPDEVFSRIQSQRDDVTFRYCIARSSSASSKRSDQLLAVTNPNRPIIRYDDIRGLLDGNGGEDIRYHNGVVTSTHAPRGGSRQFAIGGDQFRDRFCLETPVDGYGHPRLFLSMLRLVCSNGMIGHAKAFRSDVPVGKNMEHCIVRAIESFDNGDGYAALRQRFESSQTSWASVHECLRLNELLESLRRDKQLTQDGLIGRFRSLAGDLNELYGLANLDALSDKRRRILPSKARVYDLINYASEVATHHSHADGANRIQAWLGTLVSEEYDLEGTANSGGDFDAFFVTSDDGLPAQSRN is encoded by the coding sequence ATGTCGACTTCAGCATCTCTCCCAAGCGAATCCCAAACCTCTCCCCGTTTCAGTTATGCACTGGCCAGTGTCGGTGACATCCAAGTCGGGACGGTGCATCGTTCTCCCGGCGGACGGATCAGTCTGCGTGAACTGGAAATCGATGGGCAACCGGTTGTCGCCACCCGTCGGTTCTGGCGATCGTTCTTCACCCGATTCGGAATCGCGGAAAACGTGTTCCGCTACTTCCGTCCGGATGAAGTTTTTTCACGCATCCAGTCGCAACGGGACGATGTGACGTTCCGCTACTGCATCGCTCGGTCGTCGAGTGCTTCATCGAAGCGATCCGATCAATTGTTGGCTGTGACCAATCCCAACCGACCAATCATCCGCTACGACGACATCCGCGGCTTGCTGGATGGAAATGGAGGCGAAGACATTCGGTACCACAACGGAGTTGTGACCAGCACGCATGCACCTCGCGGCGGCAGTCGTCAATTTGCAATTGGTGGTGATCAGTTTCGCGATCGGTTTTGTTTGGAGACTCCGGTCGATGGCTACGGGCATCCCAGATTGTTTTTGTCGATGCTGCGGTTGGTCTGCAGCAACGGCATGATCGGGCACGCCAAAGCATTCCGCAGCGATGTGCCGGTTGGAAAGAACATGGAGCATTGCATCGTGCGAGCGATCGAGTCGTTCGACAACGGAGATGGCTATGCGGCACTCAGGCAGCGATTCGAATCAAGTCAGACTTCTTGGGCGTCGGTGCACGAGTGTCTTCGACTGAACGAATTGCTGGAGTCTCTACGTCGGGACAAGCAGCTGACGCAGGATGGACTGATCGGGCGGTTCCGTTCGCTGGCTGGCGACCTGAACGAGCTATATGGGTTGGCAAATCTGGACGCGCTGAGCGACAAACGTCGCCGGATTCTGCCCAGCAAAGCTCGAGTTTACGATTTAATCAATTACGCCAGCGAAGTTGCAACTCACCACTCGCACGCCGACGGTGCCAATCGGATCCAAGCTTGGTTGGGAACATTGGTGTCCGAAGAGTACGACTTGGAGGGAACCGCTAATTCTGGGGGCGACTTTGACGCGTTCTTTGTCACCAGCGACGACGGACTGCCGGCGCAGAGCCGAAATTGA
- a CDS encoding DEAD/DEAH box helicase: protein MSTAILPAIPSEPSSELDLDGFAIQPRPYQHRIIRRTLNAFGCGEHEFCSAIDGAGQGVSRPSSVLIESPTGSGKTVMGLAIAAIMQRTFGIRVGWVAMRRNLLAQAQAENIRRKFGLDMQLISMFDKDPPDVDLLVIDEAQHDAATSMANLHGQIQPRWTLGLSATPYRTDRVKLCFENVIRDAGIAHLIADGFLSAYHHYTIEEYSPQSLSELLIDEPERWGKSLVFFHKQTECDELKSRLDQAGIRSDVVTAKTNRDRQLADFIEGHTDVLINMAILTEGFDCPTLKTVFCRPSGQGTTIQMAGRVLRKCESEPIKQVVQCRHTRHPMMRTAIPAEQYLWTEYGWRSIAGNRQLDAMAMAARQRVAKANVSLPKLIAAHRPRRRMHRLAR, encoded by the coding sequence ATGTCCACTGCGATCTTACCAGCGATCCCATCCGAACCATCATCCGAGTTGGATTTGGACGGTTTCGCGATTCAGCCTCGCCCGTATCAACACCGTATCATCCGGCGAACTCTCAATGCGTTTGGGTGTGGCGAACACGAGTTTTGTTCCGCGATCGACGGGGCAGGGCAGGGCGTTTCACGCCCATCCAGCGTTCTGATTGAAAGTCCCACCGGAAGCGGTAAGACGGTGATGGGGCTGGCCATCGCCGCGATCATGCAGCGAACGTTCGGTATCCGAGTTGGTTGGGTCGCGATGCGGAGGAATCTGTTGGCCCAGGCTCAAGCCGAAAACATTCGCCGTAAGTTTGGTCTCGACATGCAATTGATCAGCATGTTTGACAAGGACCCGCCGGACGTGGATTTGTTGGTGATCGATGAGGCACAACACGATGCAGCGACCAGCATGGCCAACTTGCACGGGCAAATTCAACCACGATGGACGCTGGGATTGTCCGCGACGCCATATCGCACCGACCGCGTCAAATTGTGTTTCGAAAATGTGATTCGCGACGCTGGCATCGCTCACTTGATCGCGGATGGATTTTTGAGTGCGTACCATCACTACACGATTGAAGAGTACTCGCCGCAGTCATTGTCTGAATTGTTGATTGATGAACCAGAGCGATGGGGCAAGTCGCTGGTGTTCTTTCACAAGCAAACGGAATGTGACGAACTGAAGTCACGTTTGGACCAAGCCGGTATTCGCAGCGATGTGGTGACTGCAAAAACAAATCGCGACCGCCAGTTGGCCGACTTCATCGAAGGTCATACCGACGTTCTGATCAACATGGCCATCCTCACCGAAGGTTTTGATTGTCCAACGTTGAAAACCGTGTTCTGCCGGCCGAGTGGCCAGGGAACCACGATTCAAATGGCTGGACGAGTGCTTCGCAAATGCGAATCGGAACCGATCAAACAGGTTGTCCAGTGTCGGCACACACGACACCCAATGATGCGAACGGCGATCCCCGCTGAGCAGTATCTGTGGACTGAATACGGTTGGCGAAGCATCGCTGGCAACCGTCAGTTGGATGCAATGGCCATGGCAGCACGTCAGCGAGTCGCGAAGGCCAATGTGAGTCTGCCGAAACTCATCGCTGCTCACCGGCCACGTCGTCGTATGCACCGGTTGGCTCGCTAA
- the uvrB gene encoding excinuclease ABC subunit UvrB, with translation MSITKLAPAAFDLHQPFPPSGDQPAAIAKLIEGIQSGKTAQTLLGATGTGKTYTMANVIASVQRPALILSHNKTLAAQLYGEFKEFFPNNAVHYFVSYYDYYQPEAYIPQRDVYIEKDSSINEEIDRLRLATTSSLVSRRDVVIVASVSSIYGLGSPDDYRQLVVDLHQGEQTRRDHLLLKFVDLQYQRNDIQFERGKFRVRGDSIELWPSYEEFAYRIEMWGDEIEKISLIKPTSGETIKTVEHLYIYPCKHFVMPEDRIQRAIRLLREELTQQLEIFQSQGKLLEAQRLSARTKFDLEMLAEVGHCPGIENYSRPLSGKEPGATPDTLYDFFPKDFITFVDESHVTVPQVRAMYAGDRSRKITLVEHGFRLPCALDNRPLKFDEWEERTGQICFVSATPSDYELERTGGEVVEQIIRPTGLLDPEVEIVSARGQVTHLLEQVRIRAERDERVLVTALTKRLAEDLATYFQEQGVKCRWLHSELNAFERVDLLQELRAGQFDCLVGVNLLREGLDLPEVSLVAILDADKEGFLRSETSLIQTIGRAARNANSRVILYADKVTDSMQMAIDETERRRVIQMEYNAKHGIVPKTVRKSIRKGIDTEAANHKESTRKAQDSGEAIYITIEYVDKLEQEMLAAAEDLEFERAARLRDRVLQLKEHIGKPLSEVEIVDEKSAGKSGGRGRGRRGAKKKGASKGTKIPRPKRG, from the coding sequence ATGAGCATCACCAAACTTGCGCCGGCCGCTTTTGATTTGCATCAACCGTTCCCGCCATCGGGGGACCAACCGGCCGCGATCGCCAAATTGATCGAAGGCATCCAAAGCGGCAAGACCGCTCAAACGTTGCTGGGAGCCACCGGGACGGGGAAAACGTACACGATGGCCAACGTGATTGCGTCGGTCCAGCGACCCGCGTTGATTCTCAGCCACAACAAAACATTGGCCGCTCAGTTGTACGGGGAATTCAAAGAGTTCTTTCCTAACAACGCCGTCCACTACTTCGTCAGCTATTACGATTACTACCAACCCGAGGCCTACATCCCGCAGCGAGATGTTTACATCGAGAAAGATTCCTCCATTAACGAGGAAATCGATCGGCTGCGATTGGCAACGACCAGTTCTTTGGTCAGCCGTCGTGATGTCGTCATCGTGGCCTCGGTCAGCAGCATCTACGGCTTGGGATCCCCGGATGATTACCGGCAATTGGTCGTCGATCTTCATCAAGGCGAACAGACCCGCCGAGATCACTTGCTGTTGAAGTTTGTCGACCTTCAATATCAACGCAACGACATCCAGTTCGAACGGGGCAAATTTCGTGTCCGAGGGGATTCGATCGAGCTTTGGCCCAGCTACGAAGAGTTCGCTTATCGGATTGAAATGTGGGGCGATGAGATCGAGAAGATCTCGCTGATCAAACCAACCTCCGGCGAGACGATTAAAACGGTCGAGCATCTCTACATCTATCCATGCAAGCACTTCGTGATGCCAGAGGACCGCATTCAACGCGCGATTCGACTGCTTCGCGAAGAACTGACGCAGCAACTGGAGATCTTCCAGTCACAAGGCAAGTTGCTGGAAGCTCAGCGTTTGTCGGCACGGACCAAGTTCGACTTGGAAATGTTGGCCGAAGTCGGACATTGTCCTGGCATCGAAAACTATTCTCGCCCACTATCGGGCAAGGAACCTGGCGCGACCCCGGACACGCTCTACGACTTCTTTCCGAAAGACTTCATCACGTTTGTCGACGAGTCGCACGTGACCGTGCCTCAAGTCCGCGCGATGTACGCGGGTGACCGAAGCCGAAAAATCACATTGGTCGAACATGGTTTTCGGCTTCCATGCGCACTGGATAATCGGCCATTGAAGTTTGATGAATGGGAAGAACGGACCGGACAAATTTGCTTTGTCAGTGCAACGCCCAGCGACTACGAATTGGAACGCACCGGCGGCGAAGTGGTGGAGCAAATCATTCGGCCTACGGGATTGCTCGATCCGGAAGTCGAAATCGTTTCGGCTCGCGGACAAGTGACGCATTTGTTGGAACAGGTCCGGATCCGCGCCGAGCGAGACGAACGTGTGCTGGTCACGGCGCTCACCAAACGTTTGGCAGAAGATTTAGCGACCTATTTCCAAGAACAAGGTGTCAAGTGCCGATGGCTGCACAGCGAACTGAATGCTTTTGAACGAGTGGATTTGTTGCAGGAACTCCGGGCCGGCCAGTTCGATTGTTTGGTCGGTGTGAACCTGCTTCGAGAAGGTTTGGACCTTCCCGAGGTTTCTTTGGTTGCAATCTTGGATGCTGACAAAGAAGGGTTTTTGCGGAGTGAGACGAGTTTGATCCAAACGATCGGTCGTGCGGCTCGGAACGCGAACTCACGCGTGATTCTGTACGCCGACAAGGTGACCGATTCCATGCAGATGGCGATCGACGAAACCGAACGTCGTCGCGTGATCCAAATGGAATACAACGCCAAGCACGGAATCGTGCCCAAGACGGTTCGCAAGTCGATCCGGAAAGGCATCGACACCGAGGCTGCCAACCACAAAGAGTCGACTCGCAAGGCTCAGGACAGCGGCGAAGCGATTTACATCACGATCGAGTACGTCGACAAACTCGAGCAAGAGATGTTGGCCGCGGCGGAAGATCTCGAGTTCGAGCGTGCCGCTCGGCTGCGAGACCGTGTGCTGCAACTGAAGGAGCACATAGGCAAACCACTTTCTGAGGTGGAGATTGTCGACGAGAAATCGGCGGGCAAATCGGGCGGTCGAGGACGCGGTCGCCGCGGTGCGAAGAAAAAGGGAGCCAGCAAAGGCACCAAAATTCCAAGGCCAAAACGCGGCTGA
- a CDS encoding thymidine kinase has translation MAKLYFYYSTMNAGKSTVLLQSSYNYRERGMNTLILSPEIDTRFGSGKVASRIGIESESVSFNTSDNLLNLVRNETRINPLHCVLVDEAQFLTRTQVRQLSDVCDDLDIPVLAYGLRTDFQGNLFEGSEHLLAWADTLTELKTICHCGRKATMVLRVSESGQVIRDGEQVQIGGNERYQTVCRLHFKEAIYQRAEDELPLLDSNEPRQSER, from the coding sequence ATGGCGAAGCTGTATTTCTACTATTCCACGATGAATGCCGGTAAATCCACGGTATTGCTGCAGTCCAGCTACAACTATCGCGAACGTGGGATGAACACGTTGATTTTGTCTCCTGAGATCGACACCCGGTTCGGCAGTGGCAAAGTCGCCTCGCGAATTGGGATTGAATCGGAGTCCGTTTCATTCAACACGTCCGACAATCTGCTGAACCTGGTTCGCAACGAGACACGCATTAATCCGCTCCACTGCGTGCTGGTTGACGAGGCTCAGTTTTTGACCCGAACCCAAGTCCGACAGCTCAGCGATGTTTGCGACGACCTGGACATTCCCGTGCTGGCCTACGGTTTGCGAACGGATTTCCAAGGCAATCTGTTCGAAGGTAGCGAACACTTGTTGGCGTGGGCCGACACCCTGACAGAGCTCAAAACGATTTGCCATTGCGGCCGCAAAGCCACCATGGTGCTGCGAGTGAGTGAATCCGGCCAGGTCATTCGTGACGGTGAGCAGGTTCAAATCGGAGGCAACGAACGGTACCAAACGGTTTGCCGCCTTCATTTCAAAGAAGCGATCTACCAACGCGCGGAAGACGAACTGCCTTTGCTGGATTCGAACGAACCCCGCCAATCCGAACGCTGA